In one Buteo buteo chromosome 10, bButBut1.hap1.1, whole genome shotgun sequence genomic region, the following are encoded:
- the SH3GLB1 gene encoding endophilin-B1, which translates to MNIMDFNVKKLAADAGTFLSRAVQFTEEKLGQAEKTELDAHLENLLSKAECTKLWTEKIMKQTEVLLQPNPNARIEEFVYEKLDRKAPSRMNNPELLGQYMIDAGNEFGPGTAYGNALIKCGETQKRIGTADRELIQTSAINFLTPLRNFIEGDYKTITKERKLLQNKRLDLDAAKTRLKKAKVAEARAASEQEVRITQSEFDRQAEITRLLLEGISSTHAHHLRCLNDFVEAQMTYYAQCYQYMLDLQKQLGSFPSTFLSNNNQSSSTPVQSVSTPSVLASASASLTSVSNSIVTSGISELKSSSGSRKARVLYDYDAANSSELSLLADEVITVYSIPGMDSDWLMGERGNQKGKVPITYLELLN; encoded by the exons TTTACGGAAGAAAAGCTTGGTCAAGCAGAGAAGACTGAACTGGATGCTCACCTGGAGAACCTTCTCAGCAAAGCAGAATGCACTAAATTgtggacagaaaaaataatgaaacaaacagaagtaCTATTGCAGCCAAATCCAA atGCCAGAATAGAAGAATTTGTCTATGAGAAGCTGGACCGTAAAGCACCAAGTCGCATGAATAATCCAGAGTTACTAGGCCAGTATATGATTGATGCTGGGAATGAATTTGGCCCAGGAACAGCCTATG gaaATGCACTTATTAAGTGTGGAGAAACACAGAAGCGTATTGGGACAGCAGACAGAGAACTAATTCAAACTTCTGCTATAAACTTTCTCACTCCCCTGAGAAACTTTATTGAAGGAGACTACAAAACTATTACT AAAGAACGTAAactattacaaaataaaagactAGATTTGGATGCAGCAAAAACCAGATTGAAGAAGGCAAAAGTTGCAGAAGCTCGAGCTGCA TCTGAACAGGAAGTACGAATTACTCAGAGTGAATTTGACCGTCAAGCAGAGATTACCAGACTTCTGCTGGAAGGAATTAGCAGCACACAT GCACATCATCTTCGCTGTCTGAATGATTTTGTTGAAGCTCAGATGACCTATTATGCACAATGTTACCAATACATGTTGGATCTCCAGAAGCAACTTGGAAG CTTTCCATCTACTTTCCTCTCTAACAATAATCAGTCTTCCTCAACTCCTGTGCAGAGTGTTTCTACTCCGTCAGTCTTGGCCTCAGCCTCTgcttcattgacttcagtaagcAATTCAATAGTTACTTCAGGCATCAGTGAACTGAAGTCATCAAGTGGCAGCAGAAAAGCTAGAGTTCTCTATGATTATGATGCTGCCAACAGCAGTGAATTATCACTACTTGCAGATGAG gTGATAACAGTGTACAGTATCCCTGGCATGGATTCAGACTGGCTGATGGGTGAAAGGGGAAATCAGAAAGGCAAAGTGCCTATTACTTATTTAGAACTGCTGAACTAA